TCACCGTGGCGAGCATGCCCATGTAATCGCCGGTGGTGCGGTCCAAACCGTGCTTGGTCCCCGCGAGCCCGCGGAAGATGTTGCCGCCGCCAATGACAACCGCCAGTTGGACGTCAAGCTCCTGAAGCTCCTTGATCTCCTGTGCGATGGAGTCACAGGTTTCCGGTGAAATGCCGTACTCGCGTGATCCGATCAGCGCTTCGCCGCTCAACTTCAACATCACGCGCCGATATTTGGGTGGCGCTGCGGATGTCGTCGTCATCCTTGGTCGTCTCCGTGGCTCAGGCGGTCGGCGTTGCGCCGGGAATTTCCTCACCCAATTGCCAGCGGGTGAAGCGTCGGATCACCAGGTTCTCGCCCAACTGCGCAATCTTCGCGGTGAGATGGTCCTTGATGGTGATCTCCGGGTTCTTCACGAAGGGCTGCTCCAGCAGGCAAACGGTGGAATAAAACTTCTCCAACTTGCCCTTGAGGATGCCTTCCACAGCTTGCGGCGGTTTGTCCTTCACTTGGGCGCGGTAGATTTCCTTCTCGCCTTCGATAATGTTCGCGGGAACATCTTCACGCTTCACATAGCTGGGGTTGGCCGCTGCGATGTGCTGCGTGATGTCCTTGACGAGTTCGCGGAAATGCTCATTGCGCGCGACGAAATCCGTCTCGCAGTTGATTTCCACCAAGACGCCAAGTTTGCTGCCGTGATGGATGTAGCTGGCGATGCAACCTTCATTGGCCGTGCGCCCCGCCTTCTTGCCGGCGACGGCGATCCCTTTTTTGCGGAGGATCTTCTCGGCCTCAGTCAGGTCGCCCTTGGCTTCCTGCAGGGCCACTTTGCAGTCCATCATGCCCGCGCCGGTCTTATCGCGCAGTTCTTTCACGACCTTGGAGTCAATTGCTTGCATGGTTGTCGTAGTCATCTTGATTTCTGGCGTCGTAAACCGGCTAGGCTGAGACGGCTGATTCCTCGGGAGTCAACGCCGGCTCGGCGGGCGGCGGAACAGCCTCCACAGGCGCGGGGGCGGCGACGGGTGCCGGGTACTTCTTGCCCAGTTCGGCCTGTGCCTCGGCGATGGTATTGGCGATCACATTCGTGATGAGCTTGACCGCGCGAATGGCGTCGTCGTTGCCGGCAATCGGGTACGTGGCCTGATCGGGATCGCAATTGGTGTCCACAACGGCAATGATCGGGATGCCGAGGCGCTTCGCTTCGTGGATCGCGATGGCCTCGCGCATAATGTCGATCACGAACATCGCGGCGGGCGCCCGCTCCATTTTCACGATGCCGTCGAGATTGCGGTGCAATTTGTTCTGCTCGCGACGCAGGGACGCAACTTCCTTCTTGGGTAAATGCTCGCCTTCGGGCGACTCGAGGAGACGGTCGATTTCCTGCATCCGCTTGACGCTGTTGCGGATGGTGCGCAGATTCGTCAGGGTGCCACCGAGCCAGCGATCCACGACGTACGGCATATTGGTGCGCGTGGCCGCTTCCTTGACTTCCTGTTGCGCTTGCTTCTTGGTGCCAACGAATAAAACGGATCCCCCGCCGAGCACGATATCGTGGAGAAAACCACAGGCGATTTCGATCTGGGTGAGGGACTTGTTGAGGTCGATAACGTGAATTCCGTTACGCGCGGCAAAAATGAACTTTTTCATCTTGGGGTTCCACCGCTTGGTCTGATGACCGAAATGAACCCCGGCTTCCAACAACTCTTCAACTGTTATACTGGGCAATGTATCCTCCGTTGTTTCATCCCGCGACCGCACGACTTTTGGTGGCGCGAGACATCCAGTCATTAAACGACTGGATTTTGGTTTAGTGTTTTTATGTCCCGAATCCTTCCGGGACGGTTTAGTACTGCCACGTCACTACTCGGGCAGGACTAAGCACTGTAACCACCAGACAACGGCTTTGCAAGCGGAAAAGGCATGCGTGTTGGTATCAGAATCTCGTGCCGGAAGCGCCCAGATTGGGGAGGAAATTTCGCGCGGCCGAGTCATCGTACGAAAAGAGCACGAAACCCGGCGCGCCGAGTTGGCGGATCATGGTGATTTGCGCGTTCAACTGGCTCAGGCGGTCGAACTTCCAACTGCCGATGCCAACGACCACCTTGCTGCGCGGCGCCCACGTCTGCTCCTTTTGCACCTTGGATTCGAAATCGCGCAAATCGGGTGTGTAGGTCATTGTGCAGACGTAATCCACGTACCCGCGATCAAGCCAGAGCTTCCAGTCCTGAGCTTTTTCCTCGCGCGCGCGATTGAGGTCGGAGAAGACGGCCGCCGACACCGCCAGGCCTGGCCGTGCCTGCCGCGCGCGGGCGGAGAGATCTTCGATCCAGGTATTGATGACATGTTGCCGCCATTCGTTGAACTGCGCGACGTACACGCCCTGTAGCACGGCTTCCGGCCAATGCTTCACGTGTGTGCCGATGCTACGCTCGAATTCACGGCGACAGTTGGCGCAAAAACAGGACGGCTGTTCGCAGAAACGGATGTAGTCGAATTGAATGCCATCGACGGGATACCGCTTCGCCATTTCCGTCACGGACGAGGCGATCAATGCGCGGTTCGCTTCCTGCGAGGGACACAACCACGTGAAGCCCGCCTGCATGACCGCATGCCCATCGGGTCCGCGCATCACGCGGTCCGACGCGACCAATTCCCGTTGGAACGCAGGAGGCGCCTTGAACATGAACGTGACGATTTGCTTGGCATGCACCGCCAGCCCGCGTCGGTGCGCCAGGTCGATGCCGCGCGCGACCGGGTCGGGCGAACCGCTCACGATGCTGGGGAGAGACCTGCTATTCGGGTAAAGCGCCGCGCCGCCCGAGGCAAGATTGGCAAAGATCGTGTTGAAGCCTGCCCGCTGCAGGTTCGCCGTCGCGCTGTCCCAGTCTAGCTTTGTCGTATCGCTGACCCAGACGCCGCGCAGTTCGGCAGCGCGCGTTGGACGCGGCACCGGCGCTGGTATCGGTGTCGGTGGTGGTTGCGGCAGGCTCGCAACGCTCGGGCGATGTGGCGCCGTGCAAGAGCCGAATAATAAAATCACGCCGTAGGCGACGATCAGCGCGCCGACGGGAAAGTTCCCCAACCTCCTCATATTCCTCCCTGTAACCCCGGGAGCGCAGTGACAAATTCGCGCTCCAAAAGTTGCCGCACTATAAGTGGAATCCGGTGATGTTGCCAAATGAAAAGTTTGCTGTTACAACGGCCTTCGATGCTTGGCAAACTTTCCATCCTTGGCCCCGGTCTTTTGGGTGGTTCCATCGGCCTCGCGGCTCGACAACGCAAGGTCGCCAAGCGGGTCGTTATTTGGGGGCGTCGGCCCGACGCCGTAGACCAGGCCTACAAACTCGGGGCGGCCGACGAAGCGGTGACCGATCTGGCGAAAGCGGTTGCAGATGCGGAGTTGGTCGTACTGGCCACGCCAATCGGCGCCATGCAGACGCTGGCCGAGCAGATGCGCCCTTCCCTGCCCAAGGGTTGCATTGTAACGGATGTGGGCAGCGTCAAATACACCATCGTGACCGCGCTTTCCGACGCGCTGCAAGGCCACGCCCGTTTCGTCGGCTCTCATCCGATGGCGGGCTCGGAACAGTCCGGCATCGACGCCGCCAAGCGCGACCTTTTCGAGAATGCCGTTTGCATCGTTACCCCGCGCGAGGACACGGACAAGGCGGCGCTGAATGTCGTTTACGATTTCTGGAAGGCGCTCGGCTGTTCGGTGAAGACGCTCGGACCATTGGAGCACGACGAAATGGTCGCGCGCACCAGCCATTTGCCGCACGTCGTCGCCGCCGCGGTCGTCAACGTCGTCTGCAACAACGGCGATAAGCCACTCAACTTTGTCGGCCCCGGCTTCAAGGATTTCACGCGCATCGCCAGCGGCCCGTTCGAAATGTGGACGGAAATCTGCCTGGAAAATCGCGTGGAAATCGGCCGCGCACTCGATCAATTGATTGAGGAACTCGTCAAACTCCGAGCTGCTGTCGAAAACTCCGATACCGTCGAATTGCGCACGATGCTGAAACGAGCCAAACATTTTCGTGATGAGTTGAGGTTCAAGACGTGAAGCCTCTGCCTGACCCTTACCCCATCGAACCGCTGGCGAAGCCGCCGAATTGCACGATCACCGTGCCCGGTTCCAAGAGCATCACCAACCGAGCGTTGATTCTAGCAGCGCTCGCCAAGGGCAAATGCACATTGCGCGGCGCGCTGTGGGCTGACGACACGCAGGTGATGGTGGATTCCCTGCAGAAACTTGGATTTGAAGTAACGGTTGAGCCAGATCCAAACGAGGAGTGCAATCGTACCATCACGGTAGTTGGGCACAACGGCGAGATTCCCGCGAAAAAGGCGGAACTGTACGTTGGTAATGCGGGCACTGCCGCTCGGTTTCTGACAGCGCTGGTTTGCCTTGGTCACGGCGAGTACACGATTCGCGGCGATCCACGCATGCACGAACGACCAATGAAGGAACTCTTTGACGTGCTGATACAACAAGGTGCGGCCATCGAAAGCAATGCCGGATCTCTCCCAGCCAGAATTAACGCAAATGGTTTGCGTGAAGGAAAAGTTGTTATAAGTAACGTAAGCACGAGTCAATTCGCGAGTGCACTGGAATTAATCTCACGACCCGCTCGCCTTAAAATTTCGTTTAAACTGGAGAAGCAACTCGAGGAACTTGGGGAGCAATTCGAGCCTCAATACGTCTTCATGACACACGATATGTTGGCTCATGACATGTCGAACTATTTTATCGCGCCGGATGCTTCCAGCACCTCGTATTTCTGGGCTGTAGAGTTTATCTGCGGTGGTCACATATCAGTCGCGGCCATGCCAGAGTTTTCACTCCAACCTGATTTTAACTTCCGTACCTACTTGCCTACCCAACTCTCTGCTGAAGAGCTGCAAGGGTTTTCTCCAGAGGTTCGACAGCGATGGCCACAGACAATTCAAGTGTCCAGGTTCCTTAATCTTGGTGACAGTGTATTGACTCTGGGGATCTGCGCCTTGTTTGGCGATCAACCGATTCAGATCAACCAAGCATCGAGACTACGACTGCAGGAAACAGATCGACTAAAGGCGATGGTCACAGAGTTGCAACGTGTTGGGGCGAAGGCGGAGGAGCATGAGGATGGTTTTACGGTTTGGCCTGCAAAACCGGGGCAATTGCATGGCGCGGACATTGAAACGTACAACGACCACCGGATGGCGATGTGTTTTTCTGTGTTAGGATTGAAAGTTCCGGGCATTCGGATTAAGAATCCACAGTGCGTGAGCAAAACATTTCCCAATTTCTTCGAAAAGCTGGAGCAACTGCGACAGTGAGCAACCCCTCGACAACCGACAAGGTCGTGGTCGTGGCAGTGGACGGACCCGCCGCCAGCGGCAAGAGCACCGTGTCCCGGGCGCTGGCCCGGATGCTGGGCTACAACTATGTCGATACCGGCGCGATGTACCGCGGCATCACCTGGAAGGCGCTGGCGGAAGGGATCGATGTGGACGATCCGATTGCGGTGATCGCGATGATGCATCGGATCAAGATTACTTTTGAAATTGTTGACCATCAGGCGCGGATGTTGATTGACGGCGTTTATCCGGGCGACGCCGTTCGCGACCCGCGCGTGACAGAGAAAGTCTCGACCATCGCGGCCATGCCCGAGGTGCGCCAGGTCCTCGTGCAGCACCAGCGGTCGCTGACGAAGCTCGGCAGCCTGGTGATGGAAGGGCGCGACATCGGCACGGTGGTGTTTCCCAACACGCCCTACAAGTTCTACCTCGAAGCCAGCCCGGAAGTACGCGCGCGGCGGCGCAAGCGGGACCTGGAGGCGATGAAGATCGACACCAGCCAGGAGGGCGTGAAGGAATCACTCCAGCGCCGCGACAAGAAAGACACGGGCCGCAGCACTTCGCCGTTGCAGATCGCGCTCGGCGCCACCGTGATTGAGAACTCGAATTTGTCGGTCGAAGAAAACGCCAAGGTGCTGCTGGATCACATTCGCCAGCAGGGCCAGCGCCGCGGTAGCTTCGGCGTCGGCGGCGCTTGAGCGCATGAGGCAACTCTGGTACCGGTTCTGCCGAGTCTGGTTTCGCCTCTACTTTTATCTGTATCACCGCGGCCGCGTTTACAACGCCGAACGACTTCCCGCGGAGGGAGCGTTCATCCTGGCCGGGAACCACGTTAGTTTTCTCGACCCGCCATTTTTCGGGCTGGCTTGTCAACGCGACGCCTACTTCATGGCACGTGACACCCTTTTTCGCAATCCGCTGGCCAATTGGATTCTACGAAGTTGGCACTGCGTGCCTATCAGCCGCGACCGCGGCGACATCGGGGCGATGAAAACTGTGTTGCGGATGCTCGGCGAGGGCAAAGCGGTCCTGATGTTTCCCGAAGGCACGCGCAGTGATGATGGCCAGCTACAGGAACCTCGCGCGGGTGTCGGCATGATCGCGGCCAAAGCGAATGTTCCCATCGTTCCGATGCGCGTTTTCGGCACGGACCGGGCGCTGCCACGCGGGACAAGTTTTCCACGGCCTGCGCGGGTGGAGATCAAGTTCGGCGAGCCATTCTTGTATTCGTTGCCCGCGGATTTCGAGAACCTGCGCGGTGACGCGCTCAAGGCGGTCTACCTTGATATCGGGCGGGAAATCATGCGGCGGATCGCAGCGTTGCAGCCCCGAACCGAGTAAATCTGGGGGTTTTCAGAAAGGGCTTGCTAAGCCCTCGCTTCAGGCTTTATATTTGCGCGCCTTTTCAGCATACCGCACCATCGTTGTGCCTTGCCAGAGGCAGGAGAAATAATCAGTTAATGTCTAATTCAATGGAGAAGCTATTTTCCGAGGTGAAGCAATTCACCGAGGGAATGCTTGTGAAAGGGCGCATCCTCGAGGTGCGCCCGAACGAAGTGTTGGTGGATATTGGTTACAAGTCCGAGGGCTCGATTTCGCTCTCGGAATTCGATGAGCCCGAAGCCGTCAAGCAGGGCGACGAGATCGAGGTGCTGTTGGAAAGCCTCGAAGACGACGACGGCATGGTCGTGCTATCCTACGCCCGCGCTGAGCAGAAGAAGAACTGGGACCGCATCGTCACGATTTGCACCGAGGGCGGCACCATCGACGGCAAAGTACGCGGCAAGGTCAAGGGCGGCCTGATGGTCAACATCGGCGTCGATGCCTTCCTCCCCGCCTCGCAGATTGACGTCATCCCCCCTCGCAATCTTGACGAGTACATGGGCAAGACTTTCAAATTCAAAGTCGTCAAGATCAACCAGGAGCGCCACAACATCGTTCTCTCGCGGCGCGAGCTGATTGAGCAGGAACGCGAGGACAAGCGGCGCACGCTGCTCTCGAGCATGCAGGTCGGCCAGATTCGCTCTGGCGCGGTGAAGAACCTCACGGACTTCGGCGCGTTTATCGATCTCGATGGCCTCGATGGATTACTCCACATCACCGACATGAGCTGGGGCCGCATCAATCACCCCTCCGAGTTGCTCAAGGTCGGCGAGACCATTGAAGTCATGATCCTGGAAGTTGATCGCGAGAAGGAACGTGTTTCGCTCGGCCTCAAGCAGAGGAATCGCAATCCTTGGGACAACGTGGAAGTCAAATATCCCGTGGGCAGCAAGGTGCGCGGCAAGGTCGTTAGTGTGGTGCCTTACGGCGCGTTCGTACAGTTGGAGGACGGAGTTGAGGGCATGGTGCATGTCTCCGAGCTTTCGTGGACCAAACGCGTGGCGCGGGCTTCTGATGTATTGAAGGTGGGCGAGGAAATCGACGCCCTCGTGCTGGAAATCAAGCGCGAGGAGCAGAAAATATCCCTCGGCATCCGCCAACTCGAAGCGAATCCGTGGTCGCAGGTCCCGAAGAAATATCCACCGGGCACGAAGATCACCGGCAAGGTCCGCAACCTCACGAATTTCGGCGCGTTTGTCGAAATCGAGGAAGGTATTGACGGCATGGTGCACGTCTCGGACATGTCGTGGTCGCGCAAGGTCACGAATCCGGCCGAACTGTTGAAAAAGGGCGAGACCGTCGACGCCGTCGTGCTGGAAGTGGACAGTGCCAACCAACGCGTTTCGCTCGGTATGAAACAACTGGAAGAAGATCCGTGGCGGTCTATCGACCAGCGTTACAAGATGGGTGACCTCGTGAAGGGCAAGGTCGTCAAGCTCGCGTCGTTTGGCGCGTTCATCGAGTTGCCCGACAAACTGGAAGGTCTTGTCCACATCTCGCAGATCAGCGAAGATCACATCGACAAGATCAAGAACGTCCTCAAGGTGGGCGACGATGTCAGCGCCCGCGTCATCAAGGTGGATGCTCCCGAGCGGCGCATCGGTCTCAGCATCAAGGCCGCGAACTACAGCAGCGACCAACTCGAAGCCGAGAAAGAGCAGTATGAGGCCGCGCTCAAGCCGGGCGAGGCCATCGTTGATCTCGAGCACGCGTTCGAGCAGGCCGAGGAGGAGAAAAACCAGTAGCCGTTTCGCCTCGAATCTAGTACAAGAAACCCAGCCCGGAATGTTTTCGGGCTGGGTTTCTGTTTTTGCACTCAATGAAGACCGCCGACGAACAACTGGATCTCCTCGCCCAGGGTTGTGAGAGCGTCGTCACGCGCGACGAGTTGAAGAGGAAGCTGGAGCAAGGCCGCCCGCTCCGTGTCAAACTCGGTTGCGATCCCACCGCGCCCGATCTGCATCTTGGCCATAGCGTCGTGTTGCGCAAGCTCCGCCAGTTTCAAGACCTCGGCCACAAGGCTGTATTGATCATTGGTGATTACACTGCCCTCGTGGGTGACCCGACCGGCCAGAACAAGACGCGCCCCATGCTCAGCGAAGCCGACATCGAGCGCAACGCGAAGACATATTTCGATCAGGCAGGCAAGATTTTGGACACGGCTCCTGACAAACTGGAGATTCGCCGTAACGGCGAATGGCTGGCAGGGATGCGCCTTGCGGATGTACTCAAGCTCATGAGCCAGATGAGCGTAGCACGGATGTTGGAACGCGATACTTTTGAGAAACGCTACGAGGCCGATGTGACGATTGGCCTGCACGAGTTCCTTTACCCGCTCATGCAGGGATACGATTCCGTCATGATCAAGTCGGATGTCGAATTGGGCGGGACGGATCAGTTGTTCAACAATTTGGTGGGGCGTGATCTGCAACGGGACGCGGGCCAGGAGCCACAGGTTGTGATGATCCTCCCCATTCTCGAAGGACTCGATGGCGTCGAGAAGATGTCGAAGAGCAAAGGCAACTATATCGGCATCGGCGATACGCCCAAGGACATGTTCGGCAAGACCATGAGCATCGGCGATGAATTGATGTGGAAGTGGTACGCGCTTCTCATCGGTAAGACCCCGGCGGAAATTGCCGACTTGAAAAAGGGCCATCCCATGGAGGCAAAGAAAGTCCTCGCCCATGCCATCGTGGCTCAATATCAGGATGCAGCGGCCGCGGATCACGCTCGCGAAGATTTTGAGAAGCAGTTTTCGAAGAAGGACCTCGCGGAAATCGCCGAGAACCTAGGCGTACCCGCCGGTGAGATAGGGATCGTGGAATTGGTGGAGAAGACGGGTAAATTCAAAAGCCGGGGCGATATTCGACGGATCATTCAACAAGGCGGCGTCTCCGTTGATGGGAATAAGATCACGGATGCCGGTGCCAAGGTTACCGTCCGTAGCGGCCAGATCCTCAAGGCCGGCAAGTTGGTCGTCGTCAAGCTGACGGTTGCCTAACGCTTCTCTTTGCCGTACACTTCCTGACTCGACCGGGACGTAGCTCAGCTTGGATTAGAGCGCCTGCCTTGGGCGCAGGAGGTCGCAGGTTCAAATCCTGTCGTCCCGACCATTTTTTCTAACTATGTCGTTTATGAAAACGGCTTTTCTGATTCTCAGCATTCTTTTGTCATCAGTCCCGCTTGGCGTTACCGCGACGGCAGCGGCGGGTGCGGATGGATTTGCCGCGGTCTTCAACGGGCTGAATCTCGATGGCTGGAAAATGCAGGGGCACGCTTCGTGGAAAGCCGATCGCGGTGAAATCGTGGGCCAGCCGGACCCGGGCCAGAATACGGATTGCTGGCTCTTCAGCGAGGTAGAATGGACCGACTTTACGTTGGAGGTGGAGTTCAAGGTCCCGGAAAAGTGCAATAGCGGAATTGCAATCCGCATGCCCAAAGAAGCGACGGGCGACCCCGATATGTACGGGTATGAAGTCCAGATCTCCGATGCGCCGGGGAGAAAGCCGACCGGTAGCGTGTTGCATCATGTGGATTCCAAAATCAACAACGTCCACGAACCGAATGAGTGGAACCGTATGTCGATCACTTGTGAGAGAGATCACATTGTGGTTCGTCTCAACGGACGGTTGGTGGTGGACACAAAAGAGACCGGCTCCAAGCGTGGAAGAATTGGGATGCAGATCGCCAAGGGCGAGGAATTTGCCAATCAGGAAGTGCGGTTTCGAAATATCCGGATCAAGAACCTCGCGCCTTAACCGGCTCCAATCCTTCCGCTTGCCCTGCCCCACCGAGCGCACGTACATTGCGACAACATGAAATCCCACGGCAAAAGGCAGGCTTTCGCGATCACCGGAATTACGGGTCAGGTTGGCGGCGTTGTTGCGCACGCATTGTTGGCGGCTGGTCACACGGTACGGGCGGTAGTGCGTAGCGCGGAAAAGGGGAAGATTTGGGCGGAGCAGGGATGTGAGATTGCTCTGGCGGAGATGAACGATGGCAAGGCGCTGCAGGTTGCATTCACGGGAACGGATGGTGTGTTCGTTCTGTTGCCACCGAATTTTGCGCCTTCGCCGGGCTTTCCGGAAACGACAGCCATCGTCGCTGAATTGAACAAAGCTCTTGCGGCGGCGCGCCCCGGCCGGGTTGTCTGTCTCTCGACGATTGGCGCACAAGCGAGCCAGGCAAACCTGCTCACTCAATTACGAATCATGGAGCAAGTGTTGGGACTGCTGGCCATGCCGGTGGCATTTCTTCGTGCTGCCTGGTTTATGGAGAACGCCGCGTGGGATGTCGAACCGGCGATGAAAACCGGAGTGATTCCAAGTTTTCTTCAACCGTTGGATAAACTCTTTCCGATGGTCGCCACGGCGGACGTCGGACGCGTTGCCGCCGAATTGCTGCAGGAGGAGTGGAACGGGAAGAAAGTGGTCGAGCTTGAAGGACCGCGCCGCGTCGCGCCGAATGATATCGGGGCAACCTTTTCACAAATTCTGGGTCGGTCGGTAAAAATGGAGGCTGTTCCACGGGAACAATGGGAAACGCTCTTCAAAAGGCAAGGCATGACTGACCCCACGCCGCGAATGAGAATGCTGGATGGCTTCAACGAGGGCTGGATTGAGTTCGAGGGCGGCGAGGCTGGCTCCGTCAAGGGCGTTATCCCCCTCGCGACGGTCCTCAAAGAACTCGTGAAGCGCAAGAAGTGAAGTTACTTTATCTCACCTGCGAAAGACCACGCCGTTAATATTAATCCTTCCGCTTGCCCTTCCCTACCAGGGGCGGGTACACTATCGACAGACGGGCAACGGAGGATTCTTTCATGCACACGGTCAAGGAACTGTTGCGGGAGAAAGGTAATGAGGTCTGGACCATTGCGCCGAAGGTCACGGTGTACGAGGCGCTCGAGCTGATGGCCACGAAGAACATCGGCGCGTTGGTGGTTATCGAGCAGGGAAATGTCGCGGGGATCTTCACGGAACGCGATTACGCCCGCAAAGTCGTCCTCAAAGGCCGATCTTCCAAGACCACGACGGTGGGGGAGTTGATGATCACGGATGTCCTGTACGTCAGTCCCGACGATACAATCGAGAACTGCATGGCGCTCATGACCGACAAACGTCTGCGCCATTTGCCGGTCATGGATAACGGCCGGTTGGGTGGGATCGTTTCCATCGGCGACATTGTGCGAGTGATCATCTCCGAGCGCGAGTTCACGATCCGCGAACTCGAGCGCTACATCACCGGGGGGCACAGCTCGCTCGCGTAGTTCAAAGGTTGCGGGGCTTGAAGAACTTGTAGTTGGGCAGGCGCGTGTCATCAGGAACAAAGATCGCCGCAGAGCGCGCGGGGATGTCCAACCTGAGGTTGCCTGCTTCCATATTGACCACCTGCGACGGCTCCAGCAGGTTTTTCATGGGCAGCGCGTGATAGAGATGCGAATGCGGTGTGAAGACGATCTGGCGCAACGGTTGCGTCGCATTGTTGATCACGACCAGGGCGACTTCGTTGATCCTGTCTGTGTGGCGGAGGAAAACCAAGGCATCTCCGTCAAGTTTTTGTCCGAGCACGGTGAGCTTGCCCTGTCGCAGGGCTGGGTGTGTTTGGCGAATCTCGATGATCCTCTTGTAAAACTCCAGCGTCTCCCCGTCCCAGCGCTTCTGATCCCAAATCATGGGACGGCGGCAATCCGGATCGTGCCCACCGTCCATGCCAATTTCTTCGCCGTAGTAGAGAAACGGGACACCGGGTAGAGTAAATTGCGCGACCACAGCGAGCCTTCGCTGGGCGGT
This portion of the Verrucomicrobiia bacterium genome encodes:
- the tsf gene encoding translation elongation factor Ts, with protein sequence MQAIDSKVVKELRDKTGAGMMDCKVALQEAKGDLTEAEKILRKKGIAVAGKKAGRTANEGCIASYIHHGSKLGVLVEINCETDFVARNEHFRELVKDITQHIAAANPSYVKREDVPANIIEGEKEIYRAQVKDKPPQAVEGILKGKLEKFYSTVCLLEQPFVKNPEITIKDHLTAKIAQLGENLVIRRFTRWQLGEEIPGATPTA
- the rpsB gene encoding 30S ribosomal protein S2; the encoded protein is MRSRDETTEDTLPSITVEELLEAGVHFGHQTKRWNPKMKKFIFAARNGIHVIDLNKSLTQIEIACGFLHDIVLGGGSVLFVGTKKQAQQEVKEAATRTNMPYVVDRWLGGTLTNLRTIRNSVKRMQEIDRLLESPEGEHLPKKEVASLRREQNKLHRNLDGIVKMERAPAAMFVIDIMREAIAIHEAKRLGIPIIAVVDTNCDPDQATYPIAGNDDAIRAVKLITNVIANTIAEAQAELGKKYPAPVAAPAPVEAVPPPAEPALTPEESAVSA
- a CDS encoding family 10 glycosylhydrolase produces the protein MRRLGNFPVGALIVAYGVILLFGSCTAPHRPSVASLPQPPPTPIPAPVPRPTRAAELRGVWVSDTTKLDWDSATANLQRAGFNTIFANLASGGAALYPNSRSLPSIVSGSPDPVARGIDLAHRRGLAVHAKQIVTFMFKAPPAFQRELVASDRVMRGPDGHAVMQAGFTWLCPSQEANRALIASSVTEMAKRYPVDGIQFDYIRFCEQPSCFCANCRREFERSIGTHVKHWPEAVLQGVYVAQFNEWRQHVINTWIEDLSARARQARPGLAVSAAVFSDLNRAREEKAQDWKLWLDRGYVDYVCTMTYTPDLRDFESKVQKEQTWAPRSKVVVGIGSWKFDRLSQLNAQITMIRQLGAPGFVLFSYDDSAARNFLPNLGASGTRF
- a CDS encoding prephenate dehydrogenase/arogenate dehydrogenase family protein: MKSLLLQRPSMLGKLSILGPGLLGGSIGLAARQRKVAKRVVIWGRRPDAVDQAYKLGAADEAVTDLAKAVADAELVVLATPIGAMQTLAEQMRPSLPKGCIVTDVGSVKYTIVTALSDALQGHARFVGSHPMAGSEQSGIDAAKRDLFENAVCIVTPREDTDKAALNVVYDFWKALGCSVKTLGPLEHDEMVARTSHLPHVVAAAVVNVVCNNGDKPLNFVGPGFKDFTRIASGPFEMWTEICLENRVEIGRALDQLIEELVKLRAAVENSDTVELRTMLKRAKHFRDELRFKT
- the aroA gene encoding 3-phosphoshikimate 1-carboxyvinyltransferase codes for the protein MKPLPDPYPIEPLAKPPNCTITVPGSKSITNRALILAALAKGKCTLRGALWADDTQVMVDSLQKLGFEVTVEPDPNEECNRTITVVGHNGEIPAKKAELYVGNAGTAARFLTALVCLGHGEYTIRGDPRMHERPMKELFDVLIQQGAAIESNAGSLPARINANGLREGKVVISNVSTSQFASALELISRPARLKISFKLEKQLEELGEQFEPQYVFMTHDMLAHDMSNYFIAPDASSTSYFWAVEFICGGHISVAAMPEFSLQPDFNFRTYLPTQLSAEELQGFSPEVRQRWPQTIQVSRFLNLGDSVLTLGICALFGDQPIQINQASRLRLQETDRLKAMVTELQRVGAKAEEHEDGFTVWPAKPGQLHGADIETYNDHRMAMCFSVLGLKVPGIRIKNPQCVSKTFPNFFEKLEQLRQ
- the cmk gene encoding (d)CMP kinase; this encodes MSNPSTTDKVVVVAVDGPAASGKSTVSRALARMLGYNYVDTGAMYRGITWKALAEGIDVDDPIAVIAMMHRIKITFEIVDHQARMLIDGVYPGDAVRDPRVTEKVSTIAAMPEVRQVLVQHQRSLTKLGSLVMEGRDIGTVVFPNTPYKFYLEASPEVRARRRKRDLEAMKIDTSQEGVKESLQRRDKKDTGRSTSPLQIALGATVIENSNLSVEENAKVLLDHIRQQGQRRGSFGVGGA
- a CDS encoding lysophospholipid acyltransferase family protein, producing the protein MRQLWYRFCRVWFRLYFYLYHRGRVYNAERLPAEGAFILAGNHVSFLDPPFFGLACQRDAYFMARDTLFRNPLANWILRSWHCVPISRDRGDIGAMKTVLRMLGEGKAVLMFPEGTRSDDGQLQEPRAGVGMIAAKANVPIVPMRVFGTDRALPRGTSFPRPARVEIKFGEPFLYSLPADFENLRGDALKAVYLDIGREIMRRIAALQPRTE
- a CDS encoding 30S ribosomal protein S1; the protein is MSNSMEKLFSEVKQFTEGMLVKGRILEVRPNEVLVDIGYKSEGSISLSEFDEPEAVKQGDEIEVLLESLEDDDGMVVLSYARAEQKKNWDRIVTICTEGGTIDGKVRGKVKGGLMVNIGVDAFLPASQIDVIPPRNLDEYMGKTFKFKVVKINQERHNIVLSRRELIEQEREDKRRTLLSSMQVGQIRSGAVKNLTDFGAFIDLDGLDGLLHITDMSWGRINHPSELLKVGETIEVMILEVDREKERVSLGLKQRNRNPWDNVEVKYPVGSKVRGKVVSVVPYGAFVQLEDGVEGMVHVSELSWTKRVARASDVLKVGEEIDALVLEIKREEQKISLGIRQLEANPWSQVPKKYPPGTKITGKVRNLTNFGAFVEIEEGIDGMVHVSDMSWSRKVTNPAELLKKGETVDAVVLEVDSANQRVSLGMKQLEEDPWRSIDQRYKMGDLVKGKVVKLASFGAFIELPDKLEGLVHISQISEDHIDKIKNVLKVGDDVSARVIKVDAPERRIGLSIKAANYSSDQLEAEKEQYEAALKPGEAIVDLEHAFEQAEEEKNQ
- the tyrS gene encoding tyrosine--tRNA ligase is translated as MKTADEQLDLLAQGCESVVTRDELKRKLEQGRPLRVKLGCDPTAPDLHLGHSVVLRKLRQFQDLGHKAVLIIGDYTALVGDPTGQNKTRPMLSEADIERNAKTYFDQAGKILDTAPDKLEIRRNGEWLAGMRLADVLKLMSQMSVARMLERDTFEKRYEADVTIGLHEFLYPLMQGYDSVMIKSDVELGGTDQLFNNLVGRDLQRDAGQEPQVVMILPILEGLDGVEKMSKSKGNYIGIGDTPKDMFGKTMSIGDELMWKWYALLIGKTPAEIADLKKGHPMEAKKVLAHAIVAQYQDAAAADHAREDFEKQFSKKDLAEIAENLGVPAGEIGIVELVEKTGKFKSRGDIRRIIQQGGVSVDGNKITDAGAKVTVRSGQILKAGKLVVVKLTVA